Proteins encoded within one genomic window of Pongo pygmaeus isolate AG05252 chromosome 18, NHGRI_mPonPyg2-v2.0_pri, whole genome shotgun sequence:
- the TMEM114 gene encoding transmembrane protein 114 isoform X5 yields the protein MRVHLGGLAGAAALTGALSFVLLAAAIGTDFWYIIDTERLERSGPGAQDLLGSTNRSQPEPLSSHSGLWRTCRVQSPCTPLMNPFRLENVTVSESSRQLLTAF from the exons ATGCGGGTACACCTGGGCGGGCTGGCCGGCGCGGCTGCGCTGACCGGGGCGCTCAGCTTTGTGCTCCTGGCGGCCGCCATCGGCACGGACTTCTGGTACATCATTGACACCGAGCGGCTGGAGAGGAGCGGCCCGGGGGCGCAGGACCTGCTGGGGTCCACCAATCGCAGCCAGCCCGAGCCTCTGAGCTCCCACTCCGGCCTCTGGCGGACCTGCCGGG TGCAGAGCCCGTGCACACCGCTGATGAACCCCTTCAGGCTGGAGAACGTGACAGTCAGCGAATCGAGCCGGCAACTTCTCA